A genomic segment from Fusarium fujikuroi IMI 58289 draft genome, chromosome FFUJ_chr04 encodes:
- a CDS encoding related to TBP (TATA-binding protein)-interacting protein TIP120: MASGQISATPQAVMGHVTKLSDNDPDFRFMALNDLLQLLHIAKPDFLHHDYNIAARTVDSLIKVLDDQNGEVQNLAVKCLGPFVGKIPMPVIAPLIEKLSTLKLKNSVDNAVPSLALRNVIIALPRPVPGLPPTNDVQEAYSAISRVLIPRLIGPGPKTQVPKNPRVPLPPVPEGLLQNEGDLNAEAVDVLIEVVRCFGPMLVQVEVEAMQEVVIQLLESEKGTSVVKKRAVVAISMLAVYLSDEHLEEVVKRITLGLTKQITPVTRRLYISILGSMARSIPARFGPHLAGTAPLIIKALSEEELQEHLDALSDGDDLGQDFNEVREAALVALDAFLASCPQEMRPFTDGTIEACLRYLKYDPNYNVDDEDEDMEDEEEDEEMDEDDEFDADDGFEDDDDDASWKVRRCAAKTIYTVISTRGSGDLLENGVLYNQTAPHLIKRISEREENVRLEIISALSLLVRKTGEGLPTTDLSLDDLEPEFETRIPISRKRRRQSSGGGASASQFMSGSGLVSPVLEKIPPSGPRADLARLTPSIVKATTKQLKGKTIPTKQAVIKLLDDIVSVQHGGLAEYFDQVIGPIIEAIQPAGAVSASTQVASHSGSSSATPSTLRITALSVISDIAKTHSSTLLQPYLTKIVDGVASAANNRFYKISSEAIRTVEELVKTITPPRSRNAASKYKAELEKLYTVIIDRSSAQDADAEVRQRAIHALGVLVSRNSTSEGSSLLSEDKVKTALEVLQERLKNETTRLAAVRAVENVARYARTPEQLDKAWVQDVSLELSAQLRKANRSLRGSSIIALRNLVLSPATKGQLEPDTIQGIVTDLMPIIVNSDAHLLGPTLIILANLVIEHPELVVTDEMIAAISQLLKEHHAGIVLEQLLVLVSNIGESGVGQGLMQGLLKDVSVAGDPPVVGKVIGTLLVTGGDSVGVKLDSFVTELYTSAKTNDEARVSLALAVLGEAGKRLGTSSTLKPDLFLDQFHKEPDKVSLSAAVALGQAGSGNVPEFLPIILKTMQKGGNTQYLLIQSIKEILQSISAQSTDLRNYAPAIWDELLKASDNADNKVVCAESVGRLVTLDPAVFIPRLQALLKDQSLGIRGMAVQAVRYTLPESDEVLDVMLREVLIEMLLTMLQDSDMDIRRLAMITLTTAARSKPDLIHPHLGELMPFVLQESVIKKELVKEVMMGPFKHTVDDGLEVRKSAYETLYALMETAFSRINNIDFYDRVIAGLKDDNDIRQLCNLMVTKLIVIDPDETTRRLNSIAEAYRTVLSVKLKDNAVKQDVEKQEEANKSILRVTSLLGEKMKAMTGNAGAATSNAGAASTWTGYWDWVNKEFEKQLKTLREENNQLQTRMV; the protein is encoded by the exons ATGGCTTCTGGTCAAATCAGTGCCACGCCGCAGGCGGTGATGGGCCACGTTACAAAGCTCAGTGACAATGACCCCGACTTCCGTTTCATGGCCCTAAACGATTTACTTCAACTCCTGCATATCGCTAAGCCCGACTTTCTGCACCATGACTATAATATCGCCGCTCGTACTGTTGATAGTCTCATCAAGGTGTTGGACGATCAAAATGGTGAGGTGCAGAACCTCGCAGTGAAGTG CCTGGGCCCATTTGTGGGCAAGATTCCGATGCCCGTTATCGCTCCGTTGATCGAGAAGCTCTCGACCCTGAAGCTTAAGAATTCTGTGGACAATGCTGTTCCTTCACTTGCCCTGCGAAATGTCATCATCGCTCTCCCTCGACCAGTTCCAGGCCTCCCACCAACAAACGATGTGCAGGAAGCATATAGCGCCATCAGCCGCGTGTTGATCCCCCGCCTTATTGGGCCCGGCCCCAAAACCCAGGTCCCAAAGAACCCCAGGgtccctcttcctcctgtcCCCGAAGGACTCCTACAAAATGAAGGCGACCTCAACGCAGAAGCTGTCGACGTATTGATTGAGGTTGTCAGATGCTTTGGACCTATGCTTGTCCAGGTTGAAGTAGAGGCTATGCAAGAGGTTGTTATTCAGCTACTCGAAAGCGAGAAAGGCACATCAgttgtcaagaagagggCTGTCGTTGCTATATCCATGCTCGCAGTCTATTTGTCTGACGAGCACCTGGAAGAAGTAGTCAAGCGAATCACCCTTGGCCTAACGAAGCAAATCACCCCCGTCACCAGAAGATTATACATCTCGATCCTCGGTAGTATGGCCCGTTCGATTCCCGCACGATTTGGACCCCATCTTGCCGGTACTGCACCCTTGATTATCAAGGCACTTAGCGAGGAGGAGCTGCAAGAACATCTCGATGCGCTTAGCGACGGAGACGATCTCGGGCAAGATTTCAACGAGGTCCGAGAAGCTGCTTTGGTAGCCCTAgatgccttcttggcctcatgCCCTCAAGAGATGCGCCCGTTCACAGATGGAACTATAGAAGCCTGCCTGCGATATCTCAAATATGATCCCAACTACAACGtggatgacgaggacgaggatatggaggatgaagaggaagatgaagaaatggatgaggacgacgaatTCGATGCCGACGATGGCtttgaagacgacgacgatgacgctAGCTGGAAGGTTCGACGGTGCGCTGCAAAGACCATCTACACAGTTATCTCAACACGTGGCAGTGGTGACCTGCTTGAGAACGGTGTACTTTACAACCAGACGGCACCTCACCTTATAAAACGTATTTCTGAGCGAGAGGAGAACGTTCGCCTTGAGATCATTTCGGCACTTTCGCTCTTGGTTCGCAAGACTGGTGAAGGACTTCCCACAACGGACCTCTCCCTAGACGATCTTGAGCCAGAATTCGAGACCCGCATCCCAATCAGCAGGAAACGAAGACGTCAGAGCAGTGGCGGAGGCGCTTCTGCGTCCCAGTTCATGTCAGGATCTGGATTGGTTTCACCCGTCTTGGAGAAAATTCCTCCTAGCGGTCCACGAGCTGACTTGGCTCGCCTTACACCGTCTATCGTCAAGGCAACCACCAAGCAactcaagggcaagactaTTCCTACCAAGCAGGCAGTCATAAAGCTTCTGGATGACATAGTTTCAGTTCAACATGGCGGATTGGCTGAGTACTTTGATCAAGTCATTGGACCTATAATTGAGGCTATCCAGCCCGCTGGTGCTGTATCCGCCTCGACTCAAGTGGCGTCCCATTCCGGCTCCTCTTCAGCGACCCCAAGCACTTTGAGAATCACTGCTCTTAGCGTGATCAGTGACATTGCCAAGACTCATTCGTCAACTCTTCTACAGCCCTATCTTACGAAGATTGTCGATGGTGTGGCATCTGCTGCCAACAATCGTTTCTACAAGATCTCAAGTGAGGCTATCCGCACCGTGGAGGAGCTGGTTAAGACGATTACCCCACCAAGATCACGCAATGCTGCTTCCAAGTACAAGGCTGAGCTGGAAAAGCTTTATACCGTCATTATAGACAGGTCCTCCGCTCAGGATGCCGATGCCGAGGTTCGCCAACGCGCCATCCATGCATTAGGAGTCCTTGTTTCGCGAAATTCAACCTCCGAGGGATCTTCCCTTCTCTCTGAGGATAAGGTGAAGACTGCTCTGGAAGTCTTGCAAGAGAGACTGAAGAATGAGACTACTCGCCTTGCTGCCGTCCGCGCTGTGGAGAACGTTGCCCGTTATGCCCGAACCCCCGAACAACTGGACAAGGCATGGGTTCAAGATGTTAGTTTGGAACTGTCAGCACAGCTACGAAAAGCAAATCGGTCGCTTCGTGGCTCCAGTATCATTGCTCTTCGTAACCTTGTCTTGTCGCCCGCCACGAAGGGTCAGCTGGAACCGGATACCATTCAAGGAATTGTCACCGACTTGATGCCCATCATCGTTAACAGCGACGCGCATCTCCTTGGACCGACATTAATTATCCTTGCAAACTTGGTGATCGAGCACCCCGAGCTGGTGGTCACTGATGAGATGATTGCCGCCATCTCGCAGCTGCTCAAGGAGCATCACGCAGGAATCGTTCTTGAACAACTTCTTGTGCTAGTCAGCAACATTGGAGAGAGCGGAGTCGGCCAGGGGCTCATGCAGGGACTTTTGAAAGACGTCAGCGTTGCAGGTGACCCTCCTGTCGTCGGTAAAGTTATTGGGACTCTGCTCGTTACCGGCGGAGACTCAGTTGGTGTCAAGCTTGATAGCTTTGTCACGGAGCTCTATACTAGTGCTAAAACGAACGATGAAGCCCGAGTCAGTCTTGCCCTGGCCGTTTTAGGTGAAGCCGGAAAGAGACTTGGAACAAGCTCGACGTTGAAGCCGGATCTTTTCTTGGATCAGTTCCACAAGGAGCCAGACAAGGTGTCTCTCTCGGCAGCCGTGGCTCTTGGCCAGGCTGGCTCCGGCAATGTTCCAGAATTCCTtcccatcatcttgaagacCATGCAGAAAGGTGGAAACACTCAGTACCTCCTTATTCAGTCCATCAAGGAAATCCTACAATCGATCTCTGCGCAGTCTACTGACCTACGCAACTACGCCCCAGCTATCTGGgacgagcttctcaaggcttcCGACAATGCCGACAACAAGGTCGTTTGTGCTGAATCTGTTGGACGACTTGTCACACTTGACCCTGCCGTTTTCATTCCACGGCTTCAG GCTCTCTTGAAGGACCAGTCTCTGGGTATTCGAGGGATGGCTGTTCAGGCTGTTCGCTATACCCTTCCTGAAAGTGACGAGGTTTTGGACGTGATGCTACGGGAGGTTCTAATTGAGATGCTTCTGACAATGCTACAAGACTCCGATATGGATATTCGGCGACTAGCAATGATCACACTCACTACAGCTGCTCGATCAAAGCCCGATCTAATCCACCCGCACTTGGGAGAACTGATGCCATTTGTTCTTCAAGAATCagtcatcaagaaggaacttGTGAAGGAAGTGATGATGGGTCCTTTCAAGCACACCGTCGACGATGGCCTGGAGGTCCGAAAG AGCGCGTATGAGACACTGTACGCCTTGATGGAGACTGCATTCAGTCGCATCAATAACATCGACTTTTACGATCGTGTCATCGCTGGTCTCAAGGATGATAATGATATTAGGCAGCTCTGCAATCTCATGGTGACCAAGCTGATCGTGATCGACCCCGATGAGACGACTCGACGCTTGAACTCGATCGCTGAGGCGTACAGAACTGTCCTCTCGGTCAAGCTGAAGGATAATGCCGTGAAGCAGGATGTAGAGAAACAAGAGGAAGCTAACAAGAGCATTCTCAGAGTTACTTCGCTGCTgggagagaagatgaaggccatGACTGGCAACGCTGGAGCAGCTACCAGTAACGCTGGTGCCGCCAGCACCTGGACAGGATACTGGGATTGGGTCAATaaagagtttgagaagcagTTAAAAACACTGAGGGAGGAGAACAACCAATTGCAGACCCGGATGGTCTAA